CCCCTTCGGAGCCGCCGCAGGCGGCGTTCAAACGTGTTCCCGACACGTTTGTCGCATGCCCATGCGCGTGTAATGAATTCCCGGACAGCTGATAAGCAAAAAGCCCCGCACAAATGTGCGGGGCTTTTCACTAATTTGATGCCTGGCAGTTCCCTACTCTCGCATGGGGAGACCCCACACTACCATCGGCGCTACGGCGTTTCACTTCTGAGTTCGGCATGGGGTCAGGTGGGACCACCGCGCTACGGCCGCCAGGCAAATTCTGTTCATTGACCGTCATATCTTCATATAACCATCAACTTAATCCTGAACTAAGCTGAAAATCTTCTTGCGTCTCTGCAAAACACCTTCGGTGTTGTAAGGTTAAGCCTCACGGATCATTAGTACTGGTTAGCTCAACGTATCGCTACGCTTACACACCCAGCCTATCAACGTCGTCGTCTTCAACGTTCCTTCAGGACTCTCAAGGAGTCAGGGAGAACTCATCTCGGGGCAAGTTTCGCGCTTAGATGCTTTCAGCGCTTATCTCTTCCGCATTTAGCTACCGGGCAATGCCATTGGCATGACAACCCGAACACCAGTGATGCGTCCACTCCGGTCCTCTCGTACTAGGAGCAGCCCCCCTCAATTCTCCAGCGCCCACGGCAGATAGGGACCGAACTGTCTCACGACGTTCTAAACCCAGCTCGCGTACCACTTTAAATGGCGAACAGCCATACCCTTGGGACCTACTTCAGCCCCAGGATGTGATGAGCCGACATCGAGGTGCCAAACACCGCCGTCGATATGAACTCTTGGGCGGTATCAGCCTGTTATCCCCGGAGTACCTTTTATCCGTTGAGCGATGGCCCTTCCATTCAGAACCACCGGATCACTAAGACCTGCTTTCGCACCTGCTCGAGCCGTCACTCTCGCAGTCAAGCTAGCTTATGCCTTTGCACTAACCTCACGATGTCCGACCGTGATTAGCTAACCTTCGTGCTCCTCCGTTACGCTTTAGGAGGAGACCGCCCCAGTCAAACTACCCACCAGACACTGTCCGCAACCCGGATTACGGGTCTACGTTAGAACATCAAACATTAAAGGGTGGTATTTCAAGGTTGGCTCCACGCAGACTGGCGTCCACGCTTCAAAGCCTCCCACCTATCCTACACATCAAGGCTCAATGTTCAGTGTCAAGCTATAGTAAAGGTTCACGGGGTCTTTCCGTCTTGCCGCGGGTACACTGCATCTTCACAGCGATTTCAATTTCACTGAGTCTCGGGTGGAGACAGCCTGGCCATCATTACGCCATTCGTGCAGGTCGGAACTTACCCGACAAGGAATTTCGCTACCTTAGGACCGTTATAGTTACGGCCGCCGTTTACCGGGGCTTCGATCAAGAGCTTCTCCTTGCGGATAACCCCATCAATTAACCTTCCGGCACCGGGCAGGCGTCACACCGTATACGTCCACTTTCGTGTTTGCACAGTGCTGTGTTTTTAATAAACAGTTGCAGCCAGCTGGTATCTTCGACTGCCTTCAGCTCCACCCGCGAGGGGTTTCACCTACCGACAGCGTGCCTTCTCCCGAAGTTACGGCACCATTTTGCCTAGTTCCTTCACCCGAGTTCTCTCAAGCGCCTTGGTATTCTCTACCTGACCACCTGTGTCGGTTTGGGGTACGATTTAATGTTACCTGATGCTTAGAGGCTTTTCCTGGAAGCAGGGCATTTGTTACTTCAGCACCGTAGTGCCTCGTCATCACACCTCAGCGTTAAAAGAAGTCCGGATTTACCTAAACTTCCCGCCTACATGCTTAAACCGGGACAACCGTCGCCCGGCTAACATAGCCTTCTCCGTCCCCCCTTCGCAGTAACACCAAGTACAGGAATATTAACCTGTTTCCCATCGACTACGCCTTTCGGCCTCGCCTTAGGGGTCGACTCACCCTGCCCCGATTAACGTTGGACAGGAACCCTTGGTCTTCCGGCGAGCGGGCTTTTCACCCGCTTTATCGTTACTTATGTCAGCATTCGCACTTCTGATACCTCCAGCAGACCTCACAGTCCACCTTCGACGGCTTACAGAACGCTCCCCTACCCAACAACACATAAGTGTCGCTGCCGCAGCTTCGGTGCATGGTTTAGCCCCGTTACATCTTCCGCGCAGGCCGACTCGACCAGTGAGCTATTACGCTTTCTTTAAATGATGGCTGCTTCTAAGCCAACATCCTGGCTGTCTGTGCCTTCCCACATCGTTTCCCACTTAACCATGACTTTGGGACCTTAGCTGGCGGTCTGGGTTGTTTCCCTCTTCACGACGGACGTTAGCACCCGCCGTGTGTCTCCCGTGATAACATTCTTCGGTATTCGTAGTTTGCATCGGGTTGGTAAGCCGGGATGGCCCCCTAGCCGAAACAGTGCTCTACCCCCGAAGATGAGTTCACGAGGCGCTACCTAAATAGCTTTCGGGGAGAACCAGCTATCTCCCGGTTTGATTGGCCTTTCACCCCCAGCCACAAGTCATCCGCTAATTTTTCAACATTAGTCGGTTCGGTCCTCCAGTTAGTGTTACCCAACCTTCAACCTGCCCATGGCTAGATCACCGGGTTTCGGGTCTATACCCTGCAACTTAACGCCCAGTTAAGACTCGGTTTCCCTGCGGCTCCCCTATACGGTTAACCTTGCTACAGAATATAAGTCGCTGACCCATTATACAAAAGGTACGCAGTCACCCCATAAATGAGGCTCCCACTGCTTGTACGTACACGGTTTCAGGTTCTTTTTCACTCCCCTCGCCGGGGTTCTTTTCGCCTTTCCCTCACGGTACTGGTTCACTATCGGTCAGTCAGGAGTATTTAGCCTTGGAGGATGGTCCCCCCCATATTCAGACAGGATACCACGTGTCCCGCCCTACTCTTCGAACTCACAGAATGTGCATTTTAGTGTACGGGAGTATCACCCTGTACCCTGCGACTTTCCAGACGCTTCCACTAACACACAAACTGATTCAGGTTCTGGGCTGCTCCCCGTTCGCTCGCCGCTACTGGGGGAATCTCGGTTGATTTCTTTTCCTCGGGGTACTTAGATGTTTCAGTTCCCCCGGTTCGCTTCGTTAAGCTATGTATTCACTTAACGATAGTGTGACGAATCACACTGGGTTTCCCCATTCGGAAATCGCCGGCTATAACGGTTCATATCACCTTACCGACGCTTATCGCAGATTAGCACGTCCTTCATCGCCTCTGACTGCCAGGGCATCCACCGTGTACGCTTAGTCGCTTAACCTCACAACCCGAAGATGTTTCACTTCAGATTATGAAAATTTGAGAGACTCGAACATGTCTTAACCCCATTCCTTATTACGGAGGAATGAGACGACATGTCGTTTCAATTTTCAGCTTGTTCCGGATTGTTAAAGAGCAAATATCTCAAACATGACTCTTTCAAGTCAGCTTTGAGATATAACGGCACGCAACTTTCACTTACATACCAGCAAGTGGCGTCCCCTAGGGGATTCGAACCCCTGTTACCGCCGTGAAAGGGCGGTGTCCTGGGCCTCTAGACGAAGGGGACACTGAAGTCTCAATCGCAAGACGCCTTGCTTCTCTACATCTATCAGACAATCTGTGTGAGCACTACGCGGGTTGTATCTATTAGGTAAGGAGGTGATCCAACCGCAGGTTCCCCTACGGTTACCTTGTTACGACTTCACCCCAGTCATGAATCACAAAGTGGTAAGCGCCCTCCCGAAGGTTAAGCTACCTACTTCTTTTGCAACCCACTCCCATGGTGTGACGGGCGGTGTGTACAAGGCCCGGGAACGTATTCACCGTAGCATTCTGATCTACGATTACTAGCGATTCCGACTTCATGGAGTCGAGTTGCAGACTCCAATCCGGACTACGACGCACTTTATGAGGTCCGCTTGCTCTCGCGAGGTCGCTTCTCTTTGTATGCGCCATTGTAGCACGTGTGTAGCCCTACTCGTAAGGGCCATGATGACTTGACGTCATCCCCACCTTCCTCCAGTTTATCACTGGCAGTCTCCTTTGAGTTCCCGGCCGAACCGCTGGCAACAAAGGATAAGGGTTGCGCTCGTTGCGGGACTTAACCCAACATTTCACAACACGAGCTGACGACAGCCATGCAGCACCTGTCTCAGAGTTCCCGAAGGCACCAAAGCATCTCTGCTAAGTTCTCTGGATGTCAAGAGTAGGTAAGGTTCTTCGCGTTGCATCGAATTAAACCACATGCTCCACCGCTTGTGCGGGCCCCCGTCAATTCATTTGAGTTTTAACCTTGCGGCCGTACTCCCCAGGCGGTCGACTTAACGCGTTAGCTCCGGAAGCCACGCCTCAAGGGCACAACCTCCAAGTCGACATCGTTTACGGCGTGGACTACCAGGGTATCTAATCCTGTTTGCTCCCCACGCTTTCGCACCTGAGCGTCAGTCTTTGTCCAGGGGGCCGCCTTCGCCACCGGTATTCCTCCAGATCTCTACGCATTTCACCGCTACACCTGGAATTCTACCCCCCTCTACAAGACTCAAGCTTGCCAGTTTCGAATGCAGTTCCCAGGTTGAGCCCGGGGATTTCACATCCGACTTAACAAACCGCCTGCGTGCGCTTTACGCCCAGTAATTCCGATTAACGCTTGCACCCTCCGTATTACCGCGGCTGCTGGCACGGAGTTAGCCGGTGCTTCTTCTGCGAGTAACGTCAATCGACAAGGTTATTAACCTTATCGCCTTCCTCCTCGCTGAAAGTACTTTACAACCCGAAGGCCTTCTTCATACACGCGGCATGGCTGCATCAGGCTTGCGCCCATTGTGCAATATTCCCCACTGCTGCCTCCCGTAGGAGTCTGGACCGTGTCTCAGTTCCAGTGTGGCTGGTCATCCTCTCAGACCAGCTAGGGATCGTCGCCTAGGTGAGCCGTTACCCCACCTACTAGCTAATCCCATCTGGGTTCATCTGATGGCAAGAGGCCCGAAGGTCCCCCTCTTTGGTCTTGCGACGTTATGCGGTATTAGCTACCGTTTCCAGTAGTTATCCCCCTCCATCAGGCAGATCCCCAGACATTACTCACCCGTCCGCCGCTCGTCACCCAGGAGCAAGCTCCCCGTGCTACCGCTCGACTTGCATGTGTTAGGCCTGCCGCCAGCGTTCAATCTGAGCCATGATCAAACTCTTCAATTTAAAAGTGTTTGATGCTCAAAGAATTAAAACTGTTTATAAAATCAGTAGTCACTCTTCAAGACTTGATATTTGTTTGCATCCGAAGATGCTGAGATATCAATCCTGCGAGTGCCCACACAGATTGTCTGATAAATTGTTAAAGAGCAGTGAGTTACGCGCTTTCGCTTGCTAACTCGAGGTGGCGTATATTACGCTTTCCTCTTTCAGAGTCAACCCTTAATTTCAGGATTTTTCACTCTCATCGCCGCCGTTACTCTGTGATGTTGTTCACATGTTCCGTGTCGATGGAGGCGCATTATAGGGAGTTCTCCCGGCGCTGCAACACTAAAATGACAGAAAAATGACTGACTGCTGCATTCCACAGCAAAACCCCGCCTTATACCTTTTTACACACAGACTTATCCACAATGATGCGAAAAAGTGAAAATGTGCGAGCGTTGCGCAAACGTTTTCGTTAAAATGCTCGCGCTTAACAAAGGTGCCCCGGCGGGTGTGTTAGATGAGTTTTTCGATGGAAAATTCATCTAACGCTCTCTGTAATCGTGAAATCCAGGGATTTACCATGCAACAACGTCGTCCAGTCCGCCGCGCTCTGCTCAGTGTTTCTGATAAAGCCGGTATCGTCGAATTCGCTCAGGCCCTCTCCCAGCGTGGAGTGGAGCTGCTGTCCACCGGCGGAACCGCCCGCCTGCTGGCTGAAGCAAACCTGCCGGTAACCGAAGTCTCCGACTACACCGGTTTCCCGGAGATGATGGACGGACGTGTCAAAACGCTGCATCCGAAAGTTCACGGCGGCATTCTGGGTCGCCGTGGCCAGGACGACGGGATTATGGCGGAGCACGCCATCTCTCCTATTGATATGGTCGTCGTTAACCTTTATCCGTTTGCCCAGACCGTTGCCCGCGAAGGCTGCTCTTTAGAAGATGCGGTCGAGAATATCGATATCGGCGGCCCAACCATGGTTCGCTCCGCGGCCAAGAACCATAAAGATGTGGCGATCGTAGTAAAAAGCAGTGACTACCAGGCGATCGTTAAAGAGCTGGATGCTAATGAAGGATCCCTGACGCTGGAAACCCGCTTCGATCTGGCTATTAAAGCTTTTGAGCATACCGCCGCCTACGACAGCATGATCGCTAACTACTTCGGTAGCCTGGTGCCTGCTTATCACGGCGAGAGCAAAGATCCTGCCGGGCGATTCCCGCGCACGCTGAACCTGAACTTTATTAAGAAGCAGGATATGCGCTATGGCGAAAACAGCCACCAGCAGGCCGCCTTCTATATAGAAGAAGAAATTAAAGAAGCGTCCGTGGCTACCGCTACCCAGGTTCAGGGCAAAGCGCTCTCCTATAACAACATCGCGGATACCGACGCTGCGCTGGAGTGTGTGAAAGAGTTCGACGAACCTGCCTGCGTTATCGTTAAGCATGCCAACCCTTGCGGCGTCGCCGTCAGCGGTTCCGTGCTCGAAGCCTATAACCTGGCTTATAAAACCGATCCAACGTCTGCCTTCGGCGGCATCATCGCTTTCAACCGTGAACTGGATGCTGAAACCGCACAGGCCATTATTTCCCGCCAGTTTGTCGAAGTGATCATCGCCCCTTCCGCCAGCGAAGAAGCGCTGAAGATAACCGCAGCCAAGCAGAACGTACGCGTTCTGGTTTGCGGCCAATGGCAGAAACGCACGGCTGGCCTCGACTTTAAACGTGTGAACGGCGGCCTGCTGGTTCAGGATCGCGATCTGGGTATGGTGACCGCAGGCGATCTGCGCGTTGTCACTAAACGCCAGCCAACGGAGCAAGAACTGCATGACGTGCTGTTCTGCTGGAAGGTAGCGAAGTTCGTTAAATCCAACGCCATCGTTTATGCCCGTGACAATATGACCATTGGTATAGGCGCTGGCCAGATGAGCCGCGTTTACTCCGCCAAAATTGCCGGCATCAAGGCCAGCGATGAAGGTCTGGAAGTGAAAGGTTCCGCCATGGCGTCTGATGCCTTCTTCCCGTTCCGCGATGGGATTGATGCCGCAGCTGAAGCTGGCGTGAGCTGCGTTATCCAACCGGGCGGCTCTATTCGTGATGACGAGGTCATTGCCGCCGCCGACGAGCACGGGATCGCGATGATCTTCACCGATATGCGCCACTTCCGCCATTAATTACCGGAGCGTTTACAGATGAAAGTTTTAGTTATTGGTAACGGCGGGCGCGAACACGCGTTGGCCTGGAAAGCGGCTCAGTCTCCTTTAGTGCGCACCGTATTTGTTGCGCCGGGCAACGCGGGCACCGCGCTGGAACCAGCTCTGCAGAATGTAGCTATCAGCGCCACGGATATTCCAGCCCTGCTGAGTTTTGCGCAGAATGAAAAAATTGATTTAACCATCGTCGGGCCTGAAGCGCCGCTGGTCATTGGCGTAGTGGATGCATTCCGTGCCGCTGGCCTGAAGATCTTCGGGCCAACCGAAGGTGCCGCGCAGCTGGAAGGCTCGAAGGCATTTACCAAGGATTTCCTGGCTCGTCACAACATTCCGACGGCGGAATACCAGAACTTTACCGAAGTTGAGCCTGCGCTGGCCTACCTGCGTAAGAAAGGCGCGCCAATCGTTATCAAAGCTGACGGCCTGGCCGCAGGGAAAGGCGTTATCGTGGCAATGACGCTGGAAGAAGCAGAGGCCGCGGTAAACGACATGCTGGCCGGGAATGCGTTTGGCGATGCGGGACACCGCATTGTTATCGAAGAGTTCCTCGACGGCGAAGAAGCCAGCTTTATTGTGATGGTAGACGGTGAGCACGTCCTGCCTATGGCCACCAGCCAGGATCATAAGCGCGTTGGCGACGGCGATACTGGCCCTAACACAGGTGGGATGGGAGCCTACTCCCCGGCCCCGGTGGTGACTGACGAAGTGCATCAGCGCACTATGGAACGCGTAATCTGGCCGACCGTGCACGGCATGGCAGCCGAAGGAAACACCTATACCGGTTTCCTGTACGCCGGTCTGATGATCGATAAGCAGGGTAACCCGAAGGTGATTGAGTTCAACTGCCGCTTCGGCGATCCGGAAACTCAGCCCATCATGCTGCGTATGCAGTCAGATCTGGTCGAGCTGTGCCTCGCCGCCTGTGACGGCAAACTGGATGAGAAAGACTCTAAGTGGGACGAGCGTCCGGCGCTGGGCATCGTGCTGGCGGCGGGCGGTTATCCGGCAGATTACCGCAACGGCGACGTTATCCACGGCCTGCCGCTGGAAGAAGTGACCGACGGCAAGGTCTTCCATGCCGGCACTAAGCTCAGCGAAGATGATCGTGTACTCACCAACGGCGGGCGAGTGTTGTGCGTAACTGCGCTGGGTGAGACGGTTGCCAAAGCTCAACAGCGCGCGCTGGAACTGAAAAAAGATATTCACTGGGATGGCAGCTTTAGCCGCTCGGATATCGGTTATCGCGCCATTGCGCGTGAAAACGCGAAGTAATATATCGACACTACACACTAAACCGCCCACGTGGCGGTTTTTTTCTGCCTAGAATTCGCCAGGCTTAGGCTGCCAGCTGCAGAAGTCCTGGTTCGCCACCAGCAAGAGCTGTGAACCTTCCGGTGCTTCCAGCCATGCAATGCTGACTTCAAGGGAGGAGTTCCTCTGACGCTGTTCAATATGCTTCAGTGAGGCGCTATCAAGCTTAGGCGATAAGGTTTCACCTTCGCAGGTGGTAACCGTGCCGTTCAGGTGCCAGCGCCCCTGACGCAGCACAACGTGACCTATGCGCAGAGCCTCGCTGGTCTCCCGAATGCGGTTGGCGTTGAACTGGTATAAAGCAACCTGATCGTTAGAGAGCTGCTGCTTCTGATTGTTAACTTCACGCTGCATAAAGCTCAGCTCGCCGTGGTCGTCAAAACGAACTTTGACATGCTCCGGCTGCTTGCTCTGGATATTGAGTTCAATGAAGGTCAGTTTGTCGCCCTGCCAGCGGTATTCACCGGTGGTAGTGGCGCCGTGTCGCCATGGACTAAAGGCGGTAAGTATGTGGGTGGATTCATCGGCATTGTCTTTACGCCAGATGCGCACCACGCCCTGGTCGGCGACATAGCCGGTGGCGGTAAAAGGAGGGAGTTTATTACTGCTGCATGCCGTGAGCACTATTGCACCCGCCAGCGCCAGCAAGGGACGCCAGACGGACAAAAGGGGCGTAAACGCCCCTCTGTTAAAACTGTTCACTGACACGCGTTAACTTACTTAACCGCGTCTTTCAGTGCTTTACCAGAAACAAATGCCGGCACGTTAGCAGCAGCAATTTTGATTTCTTTACCGGTCTGCGGGTTGCGGCCAGTGCGCTCAGCACGGTGGTTCACTTTGAAGGTACCGAAACCAACCAGTTGTACAGCATCACCTTCTTTCAGAGACTCAGTAATTGCAGCCAGAGTGGATTCCAGAGCAGCTTTAGCCTGTGCTTTAGACAGGTCAGCCTTGTCAGCAATTACATCAATCAGTTGAGTCTTGTTCATAAGTTATCCTTACAATGTGTTTATCGCTTGCTAAGCATCGAGTGCGACGGAAATGCCTAAAAAGCACTCTCCTGCATACACGCACCGATAGCCACTTTTATTCGCCCCACAAATGTAGACCAGACGGGGGGTTAATTGGAAGCCTCCAGGGAGGACAAATCAGACTGTATGTCACGTTTTGCTGTCTTATTGCTGCAAATTTATACCGATATTACTGACGCCGGCCTCACGGAGGTCAGCACGAAGCCCTTTAATGAGCTCAATATCGCGTTCTTCGCACTCCGCCAGTAGCCGGAAAATCTCCCACTGAATGTCCCACTCTTCTTCTACCGCCGGGTTTGCTCGCAACTCCTCATCGGTCATTTCACGACCAGCCTGAGTCATTTCCAGCATCGCCACCGAAGTGATTGAACATTTACTGACTTCGATTGCATGCTCCAGCGTTTCACCCGAGAGACGAGAGTGGATCAGCTCACTCAGCGCCACGCAGGCATCAATCGCCGGATAGACACCGTAGATATCATAGTCGTCAGCGACAGGAATTGCCTCTTCAAGTTTCTCGAGTTGGCTGTCAAAGTTCACTTTCGCATCTTTTACCGTCTGGGTTTCCCAGATCAGGTCGAGGATTTTGCGGTAAAGCTGGGCATCACCAAAGCCGGTTTGCTGACAAAACATGGCGTAGTTAGGGTACATACG
This region of Cedecea lapagei genomic DNA includes:
- the purH gene encoding bifunctional phosphoribosylaminoimidazolecarboxamide formyltransferase/IMP cyclohydrolase; protein product: MQQRRPVRRALLSVSDKAGIVEFAQALSQRGVELLSTGGTARLLAEANLPVTEVSDYTGFPEMMDGRVKTLHPKVHGGILGRRGQDDGIMAEHAISPIDMVVVNLYPFAQTVAREGCSLEDAVENIDIGGPTMVRSAAKNHKDVAIVVKSSDYQAIVKELDANEGSLTLETRFDLAIKAFEHTAAYDSMIANYFGSLVPAYHGESKDPAGRFPRTLNLNFIKKQDMRYGENSHQQAAFYIEEEIKEASVATATQVQGKALSYNNIADTDAALECVKEFDEPACVIVKHANPCGVAVSGSVLEAYNLAYKTDPTSAFGGIIAFNRELDAETAQAIISRQFVEVIIAPSASEEALKITAAKQNVRVLVCGQWQKRTAGLDFKRVNGGLLVQDRDLGMVTAGDLRVVTKRQPTEQELHDVLFCWKVAKFVKSNAIVYARDNMTIGIGAGQMSRVYSAKIAGIKASDEGLEVKGSAMASDAFFPFRDGIDAAAEAGVSCVIQPGGSIRDDEVIAAADEHGIAMIFTDMRHFRH
- the purD gene encoding phosphoribosylamine--glycine ligase gives rise to the protein MKVLVIGNGGREHALAWKAAQSPLVRTVFVAPGNAGTALEPALQNVAISATDIPALLSFAQNEKIDLTIVGPEAPLVIGVVDAFRAAGLKIFGPTEGAAQLEGSKAFTKDFLARHNIPTAEYQNFTEVEPALAYLRKKGAPIVIKADGLAAGKGVIVAMTLEEAEAAVNDMLAGNAFGDAGHRIVIEEFLDGEEASFIVMVDGEHVLPMATSQDHKRVGDGDTGPNTGGMGAYSPAPVVTDEVHQRTMERVIWPTVHGMAAEGNTYTGFLYAGLMIDKQGNPKVIEFNCRFGDPETQPIMLRMQSDLVELCLAACDGKLDEKDSKWDERPALGIVLAAGGYPADYRNGDVIHGLPLEEVTDGKVFHAGTKLSEDDRVLTNGGRVLCVTALGETVAKAQQRALELKKDIHWDGSFSRSDIGYRAIARENAK
- a CDS encoding DUF1481 domain-containing protein, whose protein sequence is MNSFNRGAFTPLLSVWRPLLALAGAIVLTACSSNKLPPFTATGYVADQGVVRIWRKDNADESTHILTAFSPWRHGATTTGEYRWQGDKLTFIELNIQSKQPEHVKVRFDDHGELSFMQREVNNQKQQLSNDQVALYQFNANRIRETSEALRIGHVVLRQGRWHLNGTVTTCEGETLSPKLDSASLKHIEQRQRNSSLEVSIAWLEAPEGSQLLLVANQDFCSWQPKPGEF
- the hupA gene encoding nucleoid-associated protein HU-alpha, which translates into the protein MNKTQLIDVIADKADLSKAQAKAALESTLAAITESLKEGDAVQLVGFGTFKVNHRAERTGRNPQTGKEIKIAAANVPAFVSGKALKDAVK
- a CDS encoding YjaG family protein, which translates into the protein MLQNPIHLRLEKLESWQHVTFMASLCERMYPNYAMFCQQTGFGDAQLYRKILDLIWETQTVKDAKVNFDSQLEKLEEAIPVADDYDIYGVYPAIDACVALSELIHSRLSGETLEHAIEVSKCSITSVAMLEMTQAGREMTDEELRANPAVEEEWDIQWEIFRLLAECEERDIELIKGLRADLREAGVSNIGINLQQ